The following proteins are encoded in a genomic region of Methanoculleus bourgensis MS2:
- a CDS encoding viperin family antiviral radical SAM protein: MPAHSVIRSVNWHLISTCNYSCRFCFARNLGEQPVSFSEGLTILSHLADAGMEKINFAGGEPLLHPRLFDYCRAARDLGMTVSITTNGSLLSQKLIGEHAACIDWIALSVDSASESTEKRLGRGYGQHVQHCIGLSDAVREAGIRLKINTTVTRLTWEEDMADFIQRTSPDRWKVLQMLHIQGENDGAMADLAVTDKQFQTFCARHADVILRGGVQPVFESSAMIEGSYFMITPGGCVKTDTGRVIRKYPLADVLHSGVMEYVDPVLYLGRGGVYAW; this comes from the coding sequence ATGCCTGCACATTCTGTCATCCGGTCCGTCAACTGGCATCTGATCTCCACCTGCAACTACTCCTGCCGTTTCTGTTTCGCCCGGAACCTTGGTGAACAACCAGTATCATTCTCTGAAGGTCTTACGATCCTCTCACATCTTGCAGATGCAGGAATGGAGAAGATCAACTTTGCGGGTGGTGAGCCCCTGCTGCACCCACGCCTCTTTGATTACTGCCGTGCCGCACGGGATCTCGGGATGACCGTTTCGATCACCACAAACGGCTCCTTGCTCTCACAGAAGCTCATTGGGGAGCACGCTGCGTGTATCGACTGGATCGCGCTATCAGTGGACTCGGCATCCGAGTCAACCGAGAAACGCCTCGGGCGTGGTTACGGGCAACATGTCCAGCACTGCATCGGCCTGTCGGATGCCGTCAGGGAAGCCGGGATCCGACTGAAGATCAACACGACGGTCACCAGGCTTACATGGGAGGAGGACATGGCAGACTTCATCCAGAGAACCTCTCCCGACCGCTGGAAAGTGCTCCAGATGCTCCACATACAGGGTGAGAATGATGGTGCGATGGCTGACCTCGCGGTGACCGATAAACAGTTCCAGACATTTTGTGCCCGTCACGCAGATGTCATTCTCCGTGGAGGTGTGCAGCCGGTATTTGAGTCGTCTGCGATGATTGAGGGTTCGTATTTCATGATCACTCCCGGAGGCTGTGTGAAGACAGACACCGGGCGGGTGATCCGGAAGTATCCACTTGCAGATGTGTTGCACTCGGGGGTTATGGAGTACGTTGATCCGGTACTGTACCTCGGCAGGGGTGGGGTGTATGCATGGTGA
- a CDS encoding tetratricopeptide repeat protein: MELNSTILRDFLWESYSIYSDHEFLRSVQDISHEEKRERFIDHALENWLLVRYKRDPGFVLHVMDAVNDNPAVQQRIREIILLLFGETARIPYSDDEPLGPKGSTEIMQRAIEMGKNPFEEVARFSENPAEIEQYNQERAERERESKMRYLQARLEDAESRVDNDLEIMAIRRLMLDLKTGRYYGHQMASDDPLFPAAGFIDDILLASHRYLFQNLKFRGRYFATSDQALPEMSLHECIVWMLPFQQTLEKAIFGGSILDLHTEHKDPAALWKFEVDLTTIAGYEWFLTLSREEKVATLNGDYPFTIREDMLSAITDLGLNISWYCQDKLNQLFYATLYEHAAKIGECAYSREKKGGQKYFIASVVATCYREFEDYKAALKWYEISLKLTKKLDPANQIYKEFIERKNCAEMRYYVRGSEIFRKEIAQIEADAKRLPAEIRASIIYNLAEACRRTGHYDLEYNYLIEFASLPDLETTSLSIPLDRLNLLTMTLDDPDFRRIKRIELQKRSEIYQRRYENAVRSFQHADAYRWNDRLLALGPTSKLYQEKAALCRHAGQISPAIEFYRLAAEHADTPHQEALCWIAAALLGTLVNGEVDHEGIELIRAALRCCARRHYKGEEPVHVVVLNQIVRETAMWDNTALSTQFLQVFMEEFDSMDLPSNPALLIGEVFLGYGLSTEARQWLQVAHERSETPSERARVLSMIGVSFLVEGGHQAACEWFERTQKAEPEYSEAYAGMAQCHTYLMEYDRASADISKACELDPENEAYQELKEEIDKLSAHVIGLPRIDSEEIRSIFRTGDWLLFSVYKGPERGIYDLGPVVIQYGKGVEKLLHESLLLPIRERIRSDNMFYSDPQNGVRAMFWKGSDEKKIPPLPFTLKTVLGNDEKSLALGQWGYLSNDIRKTRANPVTLAFSDMLQERGFSMKILNELGKLCRNLSLERNGAAHISFYSRDEVMEKRGEMVKIINDIIGIVSRPGGDL, from the coding sequence ATGGAACTAAATTCTACTATCCTTCGGGACTTTCTCTGGGAGTCGTACTCCATATATTCCGATCATGAGTTCCTCCGGTCGGTTCAGGACATTTCACATGAAGAGAAGCGTGAGCGGTTTATCGACCATGCACTGGAGAACTGGCTGCTGGTCCGTTACAAAAGGGATCCTGGATTTGTTTTACACGTCATGGATGCAGTAAACGACAATCCTGCTGTTCAGCAGAGAATCCGGGAGATCATCCTCCTTCTCTTCGGAGAGACTGCCCGGATACCGTACTCTGATGATGAACCCCTTGGTCCCAAGGGCTCGACCGAGATCATGCAGAGAGCAATCGAGATGGGTAAAAACCCGTTTGAAGAAGTTGCCCGCTTCTCAGAGAACCCTGCAGAGATAGAGCAGTACAATCAGGAACGTGCTGAACGTGAACGCGAGAGTAAGATGCGGTATTTGCAGGCACGTCTGGAGGACGCAGAGAGCAGGGTTGACAATGACCTGGAGATCATGGCGATACGTCGCCTGATGCTCGACCTGAAGACCGGTCGCTACTACGGCCATCAGATGGCATCTGACGATCCTCTTTTTCCAGCGGCGGGTTTCATCGATGATATCCTTCTCGCTTCCCACAGATACCTCTTCCAGAACCTCAAGTTCCGGGGGAGGTACTTTGCCACAAGCGATCAGGCCCTTCCTGAGATGTCACTTCATGAGTGCATCGTATGGATGCTCCCGTTCCAGCAGACGCTTGAAAAGGCGATATTTGGGGGGAGTATACTTGACCTGCATACCGAGCACAAGGATCCTGCGGCCCTCTGGAAGTTTGAGGTTGACCTGACCACCATCGCAGGGTATGAGTGGTTTTTAACCCTATCCCGTGAAGAAAAGGTAGCCACTCTGAATGGCGATTATCCCTTTACAATAAGGGAGGATATGTTATCTGCAATCACCGATCTTGGTTTGAATATCTCTTGGTATTGCCAGGACAAACTGAATCAGTTGTTCTATGCAACCCTCTATGAGCACGCTGCAAAGATAGGTGAATGTGCATACTCTCGTGAAAAGAAGGGGGGCCAAAAATACTTCATTGCCAGTGTCGTTGCAACCTGCTATCGCGAGTTCGAGGACTACAAAGCCGCTCTTAAGTGGTATGAGATCTCCCTGAAACTAACGAAGAAGCTTGATCCCGCAAATCAGATTTACAAGGAGTTTATTGAGCGTAAGAACTGTGCGGAGATGCGATACTATGTCCGCGGAAGTGAGATCTTCCGAAAGGAGATCGCACAGATCGAGGCAGATGCAAAACGACTTCCGGCGGAGATCCGTGCATCCATTATATACAACCTCGCTGAGGCCTGCCGCCGAACCGGGCATTATGATCTGGAATATAACTACTTGATTGAATTTGCATCTCTGCCAGATCTGGAAACTACCAGCTTAAGTATACCCCTTGATCGGCTGAATCTACTCACGATGACACTCGATGACCCGGATTTCCGCCGAATCAAGCGTATCGAGTTACAAAAGCGATCAGAGATCTACCAGCGACGCTATGAAAATGCAGTACGGTCTTTTCAGCATGCCGATGCCTACCGATGGAATGATAGGCTCCTCGCGCTCGGACCTACGTCGAAGCTGTACCAGGAGAAAGCGGCCCTGTGCCGACATGCAGGGCAGATCAGTCCAGCGATCGAGTTCTACCGACTTGCTGCGGAGCATGCGGATACTCCCCATCAGGAAGCACTCTGCTGGATAGCTGCTGCACTGCTCGGTACATTGGTCAACGGGGAGGTTGACCATGAGGGGATCGAGTTGATCCGCGCTGCCCTTCGATGTTGCGCCAGGAGGCATTACAAGGGGGAAGAGCCGGTGCATGTTGTTGTCCTGAATCAGATAGTGCGTGAGACAGCAATGTGGGATAACACTGCTCTCTCAACCCAATTTTTACAGGTGTTCATGGAGGAGTTCGACTCGATGGATCTTCCCAGCAACCCGGCACTCCTCATCGGGGAAGTGTTTCTCGGGTACGGTTTAAGCACGGAGGCGCGGCAATGGCTCCAGGTCGCTCATGAGAGGTCTGAAACTCCATCTGAAAGAGCCCGAGTACTCTCTATGATCGGTGTGTCGTTCCTTGTGGAGGGGGGTCACCAAGCTGCTTGTGAGTGGTTCGAGCGCACACAGAAGGCTGAACCGGAGTATTCAGAAGCGTATGCCGGCATGGCACAATGCCATACCTACCTGATGGAATATGACCGCGCCAGCGCCGATATCAGCAAGGCGTGTGAGCTGGATCCTGAGAATGAGGCGTACCAGGAGCTGAAAGAGGAGATCGACAAGCTCTCCGCCCACGTCATCGGTCTACCACGCATCGACTCTGAGGAGATCCGCTCCATCTTCAGGACCGGGGACTGGCTGCTCTTCAGCGTGTATAAGGGGCCTGAGAGAGGCATCTACGATCTTGGGCCGGTTGTTATCCAGTACGGGAAGGGCGTTGAGAAACTGCTTCATGAGAGCCTTCTTCTTCCCATCCGTGAACGGATCCGGTCGGACAACATGTTCTACAGTGATCCCCAGAATGGAGTCCGGGCAATGTTCTGGAAGGGGTCTGATGAAAAGAAGATTCCTCCTCTCCCGTTCACCTTGAAGACTGTGCTTGGGAATGACGAAAAGTCGCTTGCCCTTGGTCAGTGGGGATACCTCAGCAACGACATCAGGAAGACCCGGGCAAACCCGGTTACCCTGGCGTTCTCTGATATGCTACAGGAGAGGGGGTTCTCTATGAAGATTCTCAATGAACTCGGGAAACTGTGCCGGAACCTTTCTCTTGAGCGAAATGGGGCGGCGCACATCTCATTCTACAGCAGGGATGAGGTGATGGAGAAGAGGGGCGAGATGGTGAAGATCATTAACGATATCATTGGCATAGTCTCCAGGCCAGGCGGGGATTTGTAG
- a CDS encoding peroxide stress protein YaaA, which yields MTEEEGGVMRYNPKDGILIIGICSRTKDGSPGEPGYPTDCGIARFLSEGKSEFLRLKRSELKHSLKDILWGKTKFVSELAMNRNLVDGPDFAGNEEGRYLPALQRYQGKFYFQGLGGPTEAMRAVYGSGHHFLILSGLYGLVTPDEPLQLYTCPVEIESIEVQTFWRRIDALTRILIEYIQKSGIKRVFDLTARSIYRDLIDWEMVREQTGVEVLHCFSEEAAGDAALGDYGRFAREYLFPKTEEKLLRIAPDAPIVTDNGTFFLSSRPMPPDGYPREPLIVLPEGETEEDVRDMKTYINYKLDEFELNLIEYLKKKEKKHPDLIYALDIAHRDGDISRRKQADIRRKQYFKEHPMEKNAGLSLIDFLEYNDYRVLIEERWQYFRDEFGKKEVFVDNFERLRKLRNSIKHNNPVRPSEMRTGEGALLWFEDVLRSNR from the coding sequence ATGACCGAAGAAGAAGGTGGCGTAATGCGATACAACCCGAAGGACGGTATCCTCATCATTGGCATCTGTTCGCGCACGAAGGACGGCAGCCCCGGAGAGCCGGGCTATCCCACGGACTGCGGTATAGCACGGTTCCTCTCCGAGGGGAAGAGTGAGTTCCTCCGCCTGAAGCGCAGCGAACTGAAACACAGCCTCAAGGATATCCTCTGGGGAAAGACGAAGTTCGTCTCCGAGCTTGCAATGAACAGGAACCTCGTCGACGGTCCGGACTTTGCCGGCAACGAGGAGGGGAGATATCTTCCCGCGCTCCAGCGCTACCAGGGCAAGTTTTACTTCCAGGGCCTCGGAGGGCCTACGGAGGCGATGCGAGCCGTGTACGGGTCGGGACACCACTTCCTTATCCTTTCGGGCCTCTACGGGCTGGTCACCCCCGATGAGCCCCTCCAGCTCTACACCTGCCCGGTGGAGATCGAGTCCATAGAGGTGCAGACATTCTGGCGGAGGATCGATGCGCTTACGCGGATACTCATAGAGTATATCCAGAAATCAGGCATCAAAAGGGTCTTTGACCTCACCGCCCGCTCGATATACCGCGACCTGATCGACTGGGAGATGGTCAGGGAACAGACCGGTGTCGAAGTCCTTCACTGCTTCTCCGAAGAAGCTGCCGGTGACGCCGCTTTAGGTGACTATGGACGTTTTGCGCGCGAGTATCTCTTCCCGAAGACTGAAGAAAAACTCCTCAGGATTGCCCCGGATGCACCCATCGTCACTGATAACGGCACGTTCTTCCTCAGCAGCCGGCCTATGCCTCCTGATGGCTATCCCAGAGAGCCGCTCATCGTCCTTCCCGAGGGCGAGACCGAAGAAGACGTCCGGGATATGAAGACGTATATCAACTACAAACTGGATGAGTTTGAGTTGAACCTCATCGAGTATCTCAAGAAGAAAGAGAAGAAGCACCCTGACCTCATCTATGCTCTTGATATCGCCCATAGGGACGGCGACATTAGCCGCAGGAAACAGGCTGATATCAGGAGGAAGCAGTATTTCAAGGAACACCCGATGGAAAAGAATGCCGGCCTCTCCCTGATCGACTTTCTCGAATACAATGATTACAGGGTACTCATCGAGGAGCGCTGGCAGTACTTCCGGGATGAGTTCGGCAAAAAAGAAGTATTTGTAGATAATTTCGAACGGCTCAGAAAGCTGCGGAACAGCATCAAGCACAACAACCCTGTCAGGCCGTCCGAGATGAGAACCGGTGAAGGCGCGCTCCTGTGGTTTGAGGACGTCCTTCGGAGTAACCGATGA
- a CDS encoding DEAD/DEAH box helicase, with the protein MTNTSFDPVTALDTVAGAYRTFVSSFQKFKNPVIKEWIDRKIEEGTLLYKGPYIELARRYADGDSFATLTGEHILHPETPQYFTRDPADRSSPPVRLYRHQSDAIRSILSGKNTVVTSGTGSGKSFCFAIPVVSTCLEMQDRGLRGIKAILVYPMNALANSQYDDLAARLDGSGLKVAIYTGDTPHTYNEALITYRERTARDAPYDSELISREEIQRTPPDILITNYVMLEYILTRFEDKILFPPENLGILKYLVLDEIHTYTGKKGADTAYLIRRLKQHTGTTGTLRCIGTSATVREGEGERAGAAIAAFAAKLFGELFDSTSVIGETFLLPPRGTESKLPDRVLVGDDLLRVKEPGGDYLKELTEQLIGEPIGIQDPSAAYLGETLGSQKTIQFIEDQLADEPKSIPDLIRIYRATVRQDATYEEAAREIEAAFIAGMLSEVPVGDTLQKRFIPKMHMYFSQGREIKCCLSRDGPHLHDAGEVTCPVCAERGRTRITFPMVFCRACGQEYYSVELLTDGTVRPRDLDAPAQEGEALYLYLGEFSEERASPPEWWCTDSGAVKERYRTIATPRTGTYCPDCNKLTVDGEDGEICLCPEKLRVTLIEMPFRFCPSEGCGVSYDLRTRREFNKLFSFGTVGRSTATDILVSNMLITLPEKEQKVIAFSDNRQDTALQAAHMNNIQKRIHFRRGLYHALAHAENSLPLTEAGDAIFDTFMQYRADGALPQYEKDPGQGRMRRGSQAEPVYRKYLLLNAILEMGSTRQKNQPNLEDVGLLRVTYAGLDSLAEDDSLWEDVPQLSQAGPRRREDYLKGFLDIMRHNLAISSDFFMRPYEFAERIERFLNPDLIFHNELLSTRPTGYSDNARRETYRATVFRLTHPSGSLVRWTKKSLGTETTEEAQQIVEHVEAVLAGEGGLKQERIDRVGTLSMINPEIIELSLAPPGEVQVCRKCGQVTHFHELNLCINPNCTDLISLDLSNNYFRQEYTRSFREAVQLHAEEHSGQIDGETRKLLETRFRDSQDSLNVIVCTPTMELGIDIGTLSAVYLRNVPPSPSNYAQRAGRAGRKSQASMIITFCGVGSRRGPHDQYFYRYPAKMISGKIASPRFLMDNRMLIRAHIHALILEIITLKIPQKIDGILDFEKENLPMFTESISGVEEGLSRTRLGEMIEEHRVQILNAINEVLAEEKQSLDWLDDTFIIQTVDSFVSSFDGAFNLFRSEFSALLKELDEINIFLQRGRISDRQRGVYKRRRDSIEKKLNDMRNGGGDFTTYRYLGSQGFLPNYGFPTQVTSLAINYKGVFGSEEAELKRDRNIALVEYAPGNSVYFSGNRYSVRTPRLRTENNQPAMSTVLICPYCEAVFLDEKEISMTGGACRNCGASLENAAVIQHSIEMPDQLAESRSTITSDEEERQRLGYEVTRHYAPSGARQFYVAGDPGEPLLTLSYDHSGKIVSINHGPIPSDKDEPQSGFTLCTACNRWIFGKDGVKDHLDSTNEMKRCWRNGTEENIIRNIVLYTDTRHDVVKIDVPVPLDGEGNPLDEELYRSFFTTLAQAIIEGVQISMNVDVDEIRYFLMPDPENRKKSSIILYETSEGGAGILESIADRSTFHEVIRQSLTILHEYDEKKCDRACYECLCNYYNQFDHDLLDRKLVLPLLRSLQEAEVSIIPDRSSSAKDRFDELMSRCESSLEKQVLEAIYQAGLPLPDSGQEVIAEGDEMIARPDFAYQKNGHSIVIFVDGPDHEQEAQMRDDMRKRDRLDLMGYTVFPINYQDSLEERIKSLSKLLE; encoded by the coding sequence ATGACAAATACCAGTTTTGACCCGGTAACAGCCCTCGATACAGTTGCCGGCGCATATCGAACCTTTGTCAGTTCTTTCCAGAAATTCAAGAATCCCGTCATCAAAGAATGGATCGACAGAAAGATCGAGGAAGGAACCCTCCTCTACAAAGGCCCGTACATCGAGCTTGCCCGTCGGTACGCCGATGGAGACTCATTTGCGACCCTCACTGGAGAGCACATCCTCCATCCAGAAACTCCACAGTACTTCACCAGAGATCCGGCTGACCGGTCATCCCCTCCTGTCCGCCTCTACCGGCACCAGAGTGATGCAATACGATCGATACTCTCCGGGAAGAACACCGTCGTCACATCGGGAACCGGCTCCGGGAAATCCTTCTGCTTTGCGATACCGGTCGTCTCCACATGTCTTGAGATGCAGGACCGGGGCCTCCGGGGCATCAAGGCAATCCTCGTCTACCCGATGAACGCGCTCGCAAACTCCCAGTACGATGACCTCGCGGCCCGCCTGGACGGCTCGGGTTTGAAGGTCGCCATCTACACCGGCGATACACCGCACACTTACAACGAAGCGCTCATCACATACCGGGAACGGACCGCGCGGGACGCTCCCTACGACAGCGAGCTCATCTCACGGGAGGAGATCCAGCGAACCCCTCCGGACATCCTGATCACCAACTATGTCATGCTCGAGTACATCCTCACCCGGTTCGAGGACAAGATCCTCTTCCCGCCGGAGAACCTCGGCATCCTCAAGTACCTCGTCCTCGACGAGATCCACACCTACACCGGGAAGAAAGGCGCCGACACCGCATACCTCATCCGGAGGCTGAAGCAGCACACCGGAACCACCGGCACGCTCCGGTGCATCGGAACCAGTGCGACCGTGAGAGAGGGGGAGGGTGAGAGGGCAGGAGCGGCCATCGCCGCGTTCGCCGCAAAACTCTTTGGTGAACTCTTTGACAGCACATCGGTCATCGGAGAGACATTCCTCCTTCCGCCCCGCGGCACGGAGAGCAAACTTCCCGACAGGGTTCTCGTCGGCGACGACCTGCTTCGCGTAAAGGAGCCCGGTGGGGATTACCTGAAGGAACTCACCGAACAGCTCATCGGCGAGCCGATCGGGATTCAAGATCCCTCAGCCGCCTATCTCGGGGAGACTCTCGGGTCGCAGAAGACTATCCAGTTCATCGAGGATCAACTTGCCGACGAACCAAAGAGTATTCCCGACCTGATCCGCATATATCGCGCGACCGTCAGGCAAGATGCCACATACGAAGAAGCGGCCCGGGAGATCGAGGCTGCGTTCATTGCAGGGATGCTCAGCGAGGTGCCTGTTGGGGATACCCTCCAGAAACGGTTCATCCCCAAGATGCACATGTACTTCTCCCAGGGGAGAGAGATCAAGTGCTGCCTCTCCCGCGACGGCCCCCACCTTCACGATGCCGGCGAGGTCACCTGCCCGGTCTGTGCGGAGAGAGGGCGAACACGGATCACCTTCCCCATGGTCTTCTGCCGGGCTTGCGGCCAGGAGTACTACAGTGTCGAACTCCTGACCGACGGAACGGTCAGACCACGTGATCTGGATGCTCCCGCGCAGGAGGGAGAAGCCCTGTACCTCTATCTGGGAGAGTTTAGCGAGGAAAGGGCATCCCCGCCGGAGTGGTGGTGCACCGATTCCGGAGCGGTCAAAGAGAGGTATCGCACCATAGCCACTCCGCGGACCGGCACTTACTGCCCGGACTGTAACAAACTGACTGTTGATGGAGAAGATGGAGAGATCTGCCTGTGCCCGGAGAAACTCCGCGTCACTCTCATCGAGATGCCGTTCCGGTTCTGTCCGAGTGAAGGCTGCGGCGTATCATATGACCTGAGAACGCGGAGGGAGTTCAACAAACTCTTCTCCTTCGGCACTGTGGGGAGATCTACCGCTACCGACATTTTAGTCTCGAATATGCTCATCACCCTTCCCGAAAAGGAGCAGAAAGTCATCGCATTCTCTGACAACCGGCAGGATACAGCCTTACAGGCCGCCCACATGAACAATATCCAGAAGCGGATCCACTTCAGGCGGGGCCTGTATCATGCCCTGGCTCATGCCGAGAACTCCCTCCCCCTCACCGAGGCAGGTGACGCCATCTTTGACACCTTTATGCAATATCGTGCAGACGGTGCTCTCCCTCAATACGAGAAGGATCCCGGTCAGGGCAGAATGCGGAGGGGCTCACAGGCTGAACCCGTGTACAGGAAATACCTCCTGCTGAATGCTATCCTTGAGATGGGTTCAACACGTCAGAAGAACCAGCCGAACCTTGAGGATGTTGGCCTGCTGCGAGTCACCTATGCCGGGCTGGACAGCCTCGCCGAGGATGACAGCCTCTGGGAGGACGTGCCCCAACTCTCGCAGGCAGGTCCTCGCAGGCGGGAGGATTACCTGAAGGGGTTCCTGGACATCATGCGGCATAATCTTGCCATCTCCTCCGATTTCTTCATGCGCCCCTATGAGTTTGCCGAAAGGATTGAGCGGTTCCTGAACCCGGATCTCATATTCCATAACGAGCTGCTCTCCACGCGGCCAACCGGGTACAGCGACAACGCGCGGAGAGAGACCTATCGGGCCACGGTCTTCCGTCTCACCCACCCGAGCGGGTCGCTGGTTCGCTGGACAAAGAAGTCGCTGGGAACAGAGACCACTGAAGAAGCGCAACAGATCGTCGAACATGTAGAAGCAGTGCTTGCAGGCGAAGGCGGGCTGAAGCAGGAGCGTATCGACCGGGTTGGAACTCTCTCCATGATCAACCCCGAGATCATCGAACTCTCGCTCGCTCCTCCCGGAGAGGTGCAGGTCTGCAGGAAATGCGGGCAGGTGACCCACTTCCATGAACTCAACCTCTGCATCAACCCGAACTGCACCGACCTTATCTCGCTCGACCTCTCCAACAACTACTTCCGGCAGGAGTATACAAGGTCGTTCCGGGAAGCGGTCCAGCTCCATGCAGAGGAGCATAGCGGACAGATCGACGGGGAGACCCGGAAACTGCTTGAGACTCGGTTCCGGGATTCGCAGGATAGCCTGAACGTAATCGTATGCACCCCTACTATGGAACTGGGTATCGATATCGGAACCCTTTCGGCTGTCTACCTGCGGAATGTCCCTCCATCGCCCTCTAACTACGCACAGCGTGCCGGGCGTGCAGGACGAAAGTCGCAGGCCTCGATGATCATCACGTTCTGCGGTGTCGGCTCACGCCGCGGGCCTCATGACCAGTATTTCTACCGGTATCCGGCAAAGATGATCTCCGGAAAGATCGCCTCCCCCCGATTCCTGATGGACAACCGGATGCTCATCCGTGCACACATCCATGCTCTCATCCTTGAGATCATCACCCTTAAGATCCCGCAGAAGATCGATGGGATACTCGACTTCGAGAAGGAAAACCTCCCGATGTTCACGGAAAGCATCTCGGGTGTGGAAGAAGGCCTCAGCAGAACCCGCCTCGGCGAGATGATCGAGGAACACCGGGTGCAGATCCTGAACGCAATCAACGAGGTGCTTGCGGAGGAGAAGCAATCACTCGACTGGCTTGACGACACTTTCATCATACAGACCGTCGATTCGTTCGTCTCCTCGTTTGACGGTGCATTCAACCTCTTCAGGAGTGAGTTTTCAGCCCTCCTCAAAGAACTGGACGAAATTAACATCTTCCTGCAGAGAGGTCGGATCTCCGATCGGCAGAGAGGCGTCTATAAGCGAAGACGGGACTCAATCGAGAAGAAACTGAACGATATGCGGAACGGCGGCGGGGACTTCACGACCTATCGGTATCTTGGCTCACAGGGTTTCCTCCCCAACTACGGCTTCCCCACACAGGTTACATCCCTTGCAATCAACTACAAGGGGGTCTTCGGGTCGGAAGAGGCGGAATTGAAGCGGGATCGCAACATCGCGCTGGTCGAGTACGCACCCGGCAACAGCGTGTACTTCAGCGGGAACCGGTACTCGGTCAGGACTCCCCGGCTCAGGACCGAGAACAACCAGCCCGCGATGAGCACCGTCCTCATCTGCCCATACTGTGAAGCGGTCTTCCTGGACGAGAAGGAGATCTCAATGACCGGTGGCGCCTGCAGGAACTGTGGTGCGTCCTTGGAAAATGCAGCAGTGATTCAACATTCAATTGAGATGCCCGACCAGCTGGCGGAGTCCAGATCGACGATCACGAGCGACGAGGAAGAACGGCAACGTCTCGGCTATGAGGTCACCCGCCACTATGCCCCCTCAGGCGCACGACAATTTTACGTGGCGGGAGACCCCGGCGAACCGCTGCTCACCCTCTCCTACGACCATTCGGGAAAGATCGTCAGCATCAACCACGGTCCGATACCATCCGATAAGGATGAACCACAGTCGGGCTTCACACTCTGCACGGCATGCAACCGCTGGATCTTCGGGAAGGACGGGGTGAAAGACCACCTTGACTCAACGAATGAGATGAAGAGGTGTTGGAGGAACGGAACTGAGGAAAATATCATCAGGAATATCGTCCTCTACACCGACACCCGACACGACGTTGTCAAGATTGATGTGCCCGTTCCGCTTGATGGTGAGGGAAATCCGCTGGATGAGGAGTTGTATCGATCGTTCTTTACCACCCTTGCTCAGGCGATCATCGAGGGCGTCCAGATCAGCATGAACGTCGATGTAGATGAGATCCGGTACTTCCTGATGCCGGATCCCGAGAACAGGAAGAAGTCAAGCATCATTCTCTACGAGACTTCGGAAGGGGGCGCCGGAATACTCGAGTCGATCGCTGATCGTTCCACGTTCCACGAGGTTATCAGACAGTCGCTGACTATCCTTCATGAATACGATGAGAAGAAGTGTGACCGGGCATGCTACGAATGCCTGTGCAACTACTACAACCAGTTCGACCATGATCTCCTTGACCGGAAACTTGTGCTCCCCCTACTTCGCTCCCTTCAGGAGGCAGAAGTCAGCATCATCCCCGATCGTTCCTCTTCAGCTAAAGACCGGTTTGATGAACTTATGTCAAGGTGCGAGTCTTCTCTTGAAAAGCAGGTTCTTGAGGCGATCTATCAGGCAGGTCTTCCTCTCCCGGATAGCGGACAGGAAGTCATTGCGGAAGGAGATGAGATGATCGCCCGTCCGGACTTTGCCTACCAGAAAAATGGTCACTCGATTGTAATCTTTGTCGATGGACCGGATCATGAGCAGGAAGCCCAGATGCGGGATGATATGCGGAAGAGGGATCGACTTGACCTGATGGGCTATACCGTCTTCCCGATAAATTACCAGGATTCTCTGGAAGAGCGCATTAAGAGCCTTTCGAAGTTATTGGAGTAA